Genomic window (Coffea eugenioides isolate CCC68of unplaced genomic scaffold, Ceug_1.0 ScVebR1_524;HRSCAF=1217, whole genome shotgun sequence):
aaatatttttctgTTGCAGATATTTCATGCactattttcttacttttcagTGTTTATGTAACCAAGTGAACCACCCAGCCTGCAGTTTAATTGCATTCTTGTTTGCCTGAAGTTTAAGGTACACTTTTTCTAGTGAATCAAATGGttgcaaaaaaatttaaataaatctaATGTAAGAAAGATTTAGTTTGGGCAGAAGTAACAATATCATTCTCATTCCTCTTAAAGCATCGATAAATAGAATGAAGGTCGCACAAGAAAGAGTTATGTTGGGAAGGGAATGCCTGATAGAAATTTTGTTGGAACAACCAAGTAGCTAGCCATAATAAAGGGTGGTGAAGGATTGTCGTATTTACCTAGCTGTAAAATCTAGCAGACTTGGTAAGACACAAAATGCAAGAAACGATCTCTGTAAAAACTTCAATTCCACCACCAGCCATAAGCCGAAGACGAGGTAAAGCTGCCGGTAAAGCTCATTTGTTTGCAAAAGCCTTCATATCTTGTTGCTCATTCATTACATTTATTATTTCACTGTATAATcaaattttcttgttcttcatACCATAAGGTAATAAATTTTGAGCCCTGTTATTCGAACAGTACAATAAAAGCTGCAGAGAAACTTCTCTATTTCTGTCTGGCCACGAACTCGGACATCTTTTCTTTAAATAAGTGTCGTCCAGTTTGGACTGGAGAGGAGTGTAGATTCTAAAGCCAAATGCTTTCCCTCCAAAATTTGAGTGATTCGAGGGGGTACAAATTCCTCCTGGTAAATAAAATTCCGGAACTGGTAGGCTAGTTCACCTGTAGCCGGTAGTGTGCAACAGATATTAGCATGAAAATATGCAACAAATGCGCCAGAAGACGATAGCCAGTAGGCATACATAGACTTTCCCCAGAGAATTTATCAACTCTTGCAAAGCAAACACTTGATTCTTATTTCTTATCCATTAAAGTCAAAACAGTTAAGTGAGCTTATGTCACCCAAATATGGTAAGTGAAACAACACATTCATCAATTCTATCAAGGTCTCCAAATATGCAATCTTACATCTCTTGAAGGTTAATGTGACATGCACTGAAGTGTAATAACTATTCTCTAACATGCTACAAATTTTACATCCTGAATCAAAattaaaattggcaaaattcTATTCAGATGAGGAGTTGACATGCTTTTTGACGAAAAGCTTGGTCATGTCTTCAGTTACAATGTTGCTCCTGTAAAATATAAATTAGAAGATGATTAGAAGTCTTCACcaaaaggaataaaaaataGATAGTACGTCTAGGCCCAGAGCAGCAAAAGAACATAAATTTGGTATCAGCAGAAAATAACGGTTTCAATAAGTCAACAGTTCTGTTCTTCTTAGTCTTGTATCTCCTGCCATACACACGCTTCGATCGTCCACCGAAGGAAAAGATAATTTCAGATTCATACAAAAAGGTGAATTTAATGTCAATGCAATATCAGTGCCTATCATTCATTGGTTCTTCAGCGAAAACTAGTTCATGTTCCACAGTAACATAGTTTTTCACAGAATTATCACTAATGAACCGAACCAAACATCCTATGACATTTCTTGAATTAACTAACTATTTATAAACATGCAAGAATACACAAATATTGCAGCAAAAATTGTCtctaaaagaaaaagagagttaATAGCATCTAAacattttcaaaaaatgaaaagcTTGTACAATTCAGAGCACTTAGGAAGCTTTCTTCTTGGGAGTCCAGATGGCAAGTGTAGCTTTTGGAGATGACGGAATGTACTAATGTCACACATTCACAAAGTTCCACGAATGAAGTTACATCAGCCTTAGCGACTTGCTATTCCAAAATGCTAAATAAAGGCCAAATTTGGAACATTCTGACAAAAGGCACAGCATTGGTCGGAGAAAAAGAAGTAAACTTCCAAAGCAAGAAAAATTCACCTTCCGGCAAGTTGAGGTGGCAGCAAATGACCACCTACTGTATCTGGAACTCTTCTCGAACTGGGCAGGTTCCCTCTTGGTACTTTATTTCGAGTATGATTAGATGACGATGAACCATTTAAGTCTCTCTTTCTAGACTCACTTTCCGCCATTGCAGCTGCAACTCTGGAAGAATGATCGCTATGATTGCCCATGTGAGATGGCAAAGCAGGTGAATTTAAGAGAAGAGAAGCATCAGGGAGTACAAGCAGCGGAGTCTCCAACCGTTCTGGAACTTCTTCCCCTCTCTGATTTACACTTGACCCTGATCTCCTACACATCGAAAACAAaactttcattcaaaaacagCCACTACACAAGTTGGAGTCTGATCTTTTTAACATCATTATAACATGTCAAACACCATATTCTAAGTTTCCCCAAAAGAAAAGTACAAGTTTCAGCCTAAATGACAGAGGAAGGGTTATTGCACATTCCCTAATACGTCTTTAAAGTTTTCTAACAATTGCCCAACAGGCACCAGTTAATACACCTCATCTACACCTAATTTACCATTTAAATTCACACACTCCCATTCATTGCCGTCTTGCATTGTGATCCATTCCCAAATTAACTTCACTTTTCCAAAAACTAACACCTGAACCCCTCTTCACCAGTGCCTATTTGGCACCCATCAAACAACCCCTAATTTCCTTCCCTGTCAATAATCTCTCCGCTAAAACCAGAAGCTGGGAGTATCGTAGTTTCTAATACAATGTGAAACTCAGCATTTCATCCCAACTGTTATTCTCGGCCAGATCTTGCCAAACAGGCCCTAAAAAACTAGCAGCTAATTTTAAAGTTAaaaaaaccctagacctaaaaATCAAATGAATTAATTATCAAGAAAGAAACTTTCGGGATTGAAAATTGAAACATATTCAAAAATAAATCACTGGAAAAAGGCCCattaagaaaaagaaggaaatagaaaccctaagctgaggaaaaaaggaaattgagaacaagaaaaaaaaacttacctGTTGTTGTGATCTTCAGTAGAACTTGGAGCTGGAATTTGACTAACTGTAGCCTCAGGACGGCGTCGTTTTACATCGTCTGCAACAACTGTATCTGTTTCTGGAGGTTGTTCAGAAGCAGAAACTTTGGGTTCTTGTTCTTCTGCTtcagcttcttcttcttcatctgaTGAGGATGCGTAGTCCACCAGCGACATGGCTGATAATCCCTCACTCTCCCTGTCTCCTTCGTCTCTGTTCCTCTGTCTCTTCTTTTACGGTGTGCCTTCAGAGCATCCTTCCTTTCCTGCGACCCGTTTGGCATAACAGcgaatttttcatttctttttgggataatatcagaaacttCCCCTGAGGTTTCTTTTAATAGCACTTAGCATCTCTAAGGTTAGCAACAGATATCACTTACCTCTCTTGATAATTGCAAAGATAACTTGGATTATCAGAATTATTTGAggataattttatgaaaaatactACTGTACACATTTTTTTGAATgtaatatatatgagataaaaggtaattaagcaaatatattaaTGATGTAAACAAGTTAATTGTGTGTAAATAAGATGTGGAATAATGTGCATTCCCAACACACTCTATATCTAACTCCTCACTTCATACATAACACACCATTCAAATAAGGAAtcaaaaattagaagaaaaaaagTCACTTTCTTCTCATTCCTCTTTCCTTCTCCACTTTATATCTTTCTATTTTTGGATGATTAggtgatttttattttttttgtaaattagcCGATATAAAGCTGGGCaattttgtttatctttttcTGAGATTATATTAGAGTACGGTACAGTTTCTTTGGTtattttaat
Coding sequences:
- the LOC113758450 gene encoding uncharacterized protein LOC113758450, with the protein product MSLVDYASSSDEEEEAEAEEQEPKVSASEQPPETDTVVADDVKRRRPEATVSQIPAPSSTEDHNNRRSGSSVNQRGEEVPERLETPLLVLPDASLLLNSPALPSHMGNHSDHSSRVAAAMAESESRKRDLNGSSSSNHTRNKVPRGNLPSSRRVPDTVGGHLLPPQLAGRSNIVTEDMTKLFVKKHVNSSSE